One window of the Methyloprofundus sedimenti genome contains the following:
- a CDS encoding ABC transporter ATP-binding protein, which yields MNQVAIQISDKSYINSSDKTTKQVIKNLQITLANNEFVCLVGPSGCGKTTLLNILAKLDTQFSGSIELRPEHSQPKVAYVFQNPRLLPWRTVYENIQLASAAKPETLDFLLASMGLADEKDSYPEHLSLGMSRRVSIIRAFATAPDLLLMDEPFVSLDPPTARQVRELLIDLWTKRPHKILFVTHDLREAITLADRLIFLNSSPMSVISEVPVTIPRNKRHQEIKIEQFRQQLFIDYPQIAELL from the coding sequence ATGAATCAGGTAGCTATTCAAATTAGCGATAAATCGTATATAAACTCTAGCGACAAAACGACCAAACAAGTCATAAAAAACCTCCAGATCACCCTGGCTAACAATGAATTTGTTTGCCTGGTTGGACCGTCCGGTTGCGGTAAAACCACTTTATTAAATATTCTGGCAAAACTGGATACACAGTTTTCCGGCTCCATCGAATTACGACCTGAACACAGCCAGCCAAAAGTAGCTTATGTTTTTCAAAACCCGCGATTGCTGCCTTGGCGAACTGTATACGAGAACATTCAATTAGCATCCGCCGCTAAACCCGAAACTCTGGATTTCTTACTCGCCAGCATGGGTCTGGCAGATGAAAAAGACAGCTACCCGGAACATTTGTCTTTAGGTATGAGTCGCCGCGTATCTATTATTCGAGCGTTTGCCACTGCTCCGGACTTATTATTGATGGATGAACCTTTTGTTTCACTTGATCCACCCACGGCTCGTCAGGTACGTGAGTTACTGATTGATTTATGGACTAAACGTCCACATAAAATTTTATTTGTGACCCATGATTTACGCGAAGCCATCACCCTGGCTGATCGACTCATTTTTCTTAATAGCAGCCCAATGTCTGTGATCAGCGAAGTTCCTGTGACTATTCCCAGAAATAAACGTCATCAGGAAATCAAAATTGAGCAATTTAGACAACAGTTATTTATTGATTATCCGCAAATAGCTGAGTTATTATAG
- a CDS encoding IS1595 family transposase: MKAPEFLEFISEINQLDHHQRTVLTKALDQLEDEPKVFDLIETIFDSKGKCPHCSHTESHRHGIKDGLQRYRCKACKKTFNALTGTPLAHLRLKSKWLDYLGAIAESLTVRQAAKEINVHRNTTFRWRHRFLSWIQQDRPSALHGITEADETYLLESHKGERHLNRQPRKRGGCATKRGISDEQMCILIARDRSKQTVDFVTGNGPISKIVLDTHLKPILDQDALLVSDGNPTYGAFCKAEKVSHEIVNMSQGQRVTKGAYHIQNVNAYHHRFKSWLDRFHGVATKYLPNYLAWCRIMDRNHNLTPEQLLHSALGDFQYLTVT; the protein is encoded by the coding sequence ATGAAAGCCCCAGAGTTTTTAGAGTTCATTTCCGAAATAAATCAACTTGACCACCATCAACGCACTGTTCTAACGAAAGCACTGGATCAACTAGAGGACGAACCTAAGGTTTTTGATTTAATTGAAACAATATTTGATAGCAAAGGTAAATGCCCTCATTGCTCCCATACCGAAAGCCACAGGCATGGAATAAAAGATGGCCTTCAGCGCTACCGCTGTAAAGCCTGCAAAAAGACATTTAATGCTTTGACAGGAACGCCTCTTGCTCATCTACGCCTCAAGTCAAAGTGGCTTGATTACTTAGGAGCTATCGCAGAATCATTGACTGTCCGGCAGGCAGCTAAAGAAATTAATGTGCATCGAAATACAACCTTTCGATGGCGGCACCGTTTTTTAAGCTGGATTCAGCAGGATCGTCCCAGTGCTCTTCATGGCATTACAGAAGCTGATGAAACCTACTTACTTGAGTCACATAAAGGAGAACGCCATCTCAATCGTCAACCAAGGAAACGAGGGGGCTGTGCGACTAAGCGAGGGATTTCTGATGAGCAAATGTGCATTTTAATTGCTCGTGATCGCTCAAAACAAACCGTAGATTTTGTGACAGGTAATGGCCCAATAAGCAAAATTGTTCTTGATACGCATTTAAAGCCAATACTAGACCAGGATGCCCTCCTTGTGAGTGATGGCAATCCAACTTATGGTGCATTTTGTAAAGCTGAAAAAGTATCTCATGAAATCGTTAACATGAGTCAAGGGCAGCGGGTGACTAAAGGGGCCTATCATATACAAAATGTCAATGCATACCACCACCGTTTTAAATCATGGCTAGACCGCTTTCATGGTGTAGCCACCAAGTATTTACCTAATTATTTGGCTTGGTGCAGAATTATGGATCGGAACCACAATCTAACCCCTGAGCAATTGTTACATTCTGCTCTGGGTGATTTTCAATACTTAACGGTGACATAG
- a CDS encoding HNH endonuclease, with protein sequence MTWKEAAIQALTRMSLRHHQNVFSRTKIIEEELKNITRDVGSIGATPTQTLSRVLQELRDEGYLDFDGHGGYTLLNSASIPESSDIPDEYSIPDRTPTTVHRIIRDPKIVSELKRLYSFRCQLCGIRIELPSGYYCEAHHLKPLGSPHNGPDSQNNLIIACPNHHVMLDYGSIELNKSILKLNNHNINQVFFDYHNRYIYRAESDKRG encoded by the coding sequence ATGACCTGGAAAGAAGCAGCTATTCAAGCATTAACAAGAATGTCGTTGCGTCATCACCAGAATGTTTTTAGTCGCACAAAGATTATTGAAGAAGAACTTAAGAATATCACACGAGATGTTGGTTCCATTGGGGCAACGCCAACACAAACATTAAGTAGAGTGCTTCAAGAGTTACGAGATGAAGGATATTTAGATTTTGATGGGCACGGTGGCTATACATTATTAAACAGCGCTTCTATTCCGGAATCTTCAGATATACCCGATGAATACTCTATTCCAGATCGAACTCCGACGACAGTTCATAGAATTATTCGAGACCCTAAAATTGTTTCCGAGTTGAAACGGCTGTATTCATTTCGTTGTCAGCTTTGTGGGATTAGAATTGAATTGCCATCAGGATACTATTGTGAAGCCCATCATCTGAAGCCTTTAGGATCTCCACACAACGGCCCTGACAGCCAAAACAACCTTATCATTGCATGTCCCAATCATCATGTAATGCTAGATTATGGATCTATTGAATTAAATAAATCTATACTGAAGTTAAACAATCATAATATCAACCAAGTATTTTTCGATTATCACAATAGGTATATATATCGTGCCGAATCCGATAAAAGAGGATAA
- a CDS encoding cytochrome P450, whose protein sequence is MTDHIPDDISPDGRDLREYTDELRQNHAIVKNTSGEWVLLKHADVVAAAMDHENLSNNVSDYLQIPNGLDGEAHTHYRKIIDQYLSEEALEPYIPEFQKVAIQLMKELPKGKVLDAVNDIGAVFAVRAQCAWLGWPAKLEPRLLKWMADNHAATRSKFHDEMVIVANQFDEIIRSIIRPKRESHVQENSDITTRLCHDVIYGRELTEAELISILRNWTGGDLGSIALCVGVIVHQIAQQPELIEQLQKAENSEVEAFIDEVLRIDNPFVSNRRVTTCPIQIGGQDIPEGAKVKLHWTSANRDEAVFNKNEFSPEKNRPKNIVYGAGKHACPGRLLATWELRIMLQALLTSVQNIEIAHNQKVEREIAPLGGFHRVPVVLS, encoded by the coding sequence ATGACTGATCACATTCCGGATGATATATCCCCTGATGGGCGAGATCTGCGCGAGTATACCGATGAATTACGGCAAAACCACGCTATCGTAAAGAACACCTCAGGTGAATGGGTGTTACTTAAACATGCCGATGTTGTGGCTGCGGCTATGGATCATGAGAACCTTTCTAACAATGTCTCTGATTATCTTCAAATTCCAAATGGATTGGATGGCGAAGCGCATACTCACTATCGAAAAATCATCGATCAGTATTTAAGCGAAGAAGCGTTAGAACCTTACATCCCCGAATTCCAAAAGGTGGCAATCCAACTAATGAAAGAGCTGCCGAAAGGAAAAGTCTTGGATGCAGTAAATGATATTGGAGCAGTTTTTGCTGTGCGCGCTCAATGTGCATGGTTAGGTTGGCCCGCAAAATTAGAGCCGCGCTTGTTAAAATGGATGGCCGACAATCATGCAGCCACCCGTTCGAAATTTCACGATGAAATGGTAATTGTTGCAAATCAATTCGACGAAATAATTCGATCAATTATTCGACCTAAACGGGAAAGTCACGTACAAGAAAATAGTGATATAACCACCCGGCTTTGTCATGACGTAATATACGGGCGAGAACTAACGGAAGCAGAGTTAATTTCCATTTTGCGTAACTGGACTGGTGGTGATCTCGGATCTATCGCGTTATGTGTTGGTGTTATTGTGCATCAAATTGCACAACAACCAGAACTCATTGAGCAGTTGCAGAAAGCCGAAAATAGCGAAGTTGAAGCATTCATCGACGAAGTTTTGCGCATTGATAATCCCTTTGTTTCTAATCGACGAGTCACCACTTGTCCCATACAAATTGGCGGACAAGACATTCCAGAAGGTGCCAAGGTAAAATTGCACTGGACTTCTGCTAATCGTGATGAGGCAGTATTCAACAAAAATGAATTTTCCCCAGAAAAGAATAGGCCTAAAAATATAGTTTACGGAGCCGGTAAACACGCTTGCCCAGGTCGTTTGCTGGCAACCTGGGAGTTGCGCATTATGCTGCAGGCATTATTAACCTCGGTGCAAAACATTGAAATAGCTCATAACCAAAAAGTAGAACGAGAAATTGCTCCTCTCGGAGGATTTCACAGGGTTCCAGTTGTACTTTCTTAG
- a CDS encoding YkgJ family cysteine cluster protein, whose protein sequence is MTKNSRKIQFLREKIPAFACKPGCHDCCGPVTASSDEVARLPVKSDKEHAEALAELSCPYLGDKGCEVYEERPLICRLFGTTPSLPCPNACGPSEIIAPKIEQKIHSFHAQTRQVLL, encoded by the coding sequence ATGACCAAAAATAGTCGAAAAATACAATTTCTCCGTGAGAAAATTCCAGCATTTGCATGTAAACCAGGGTGTCATGATTGCTGTGGCCCTGTCACAGCTTCTTCTGATGAAGTGGCTAGGTTACCTGTCAAAAGTGATAAGGAGCACGCTGAAGCCCTGGCTGAATTGAGTTGCCCTTATCTGGGGGATAAGGGCTGCGAGGTATATGAAGAGCGTCCTTTAATTTGTCGACTATTTGGGACAACACCCAGCTTACCATGCCCAAATGCTTGCGGCCCTAGTGAAATTATTGCGCCAAAAATAGAACAGAAAATACACAGTTTCCATGCGCAAACTCGTCAAGTTCTACTTTGA
- a CDS encoding esterase/lipase family protein, giving the protein MTKETRPLVVILVHGTWAKEATWAQEKEALSNALERIEGVKIVRFNWSSWNRFTTRRKAAQELAEVIKEHRNADQFIIAHSHGGNIALASLKEDESLVKGVICLNTPFFTVLSRDNKFFLNYLFGIILLMPTFILFGLWISCNWHWLTLFAGGILNLPFIPLFIWFTDTWVPKHTAFLRKQLELPVLKNTPVLCLTTPDDEAFGWLGLLESISNIPRLLTAQWIIIVYISITSLLLIAGILPIIAVPWEPWLTSCEKPDNIFATYMLFFLSLNYYIYFSYLVCGIATMPFSLLLQGISQGTWMLPFAGVLHRIVISLVPVGSNSIEFFEKDVAGTGIKHSLLYKDPETIKFIIDWINRQRGV; this is encoded by the coding sequence ATGACTAAAGAAACAAGGCCACTCGTAGTTATATTAGTCCATGGTACTTGGGCAAAAGAAGCAACGTGGGCACAAGAAAAAGAGGCACTATCCAATGCGTTAGAACGCATTGAAGGGGTAAAAATAGTTCGCTTTAATTGGAGTTCATGGAACCGATTTACCACACGAAGGAAAGCAGCACAAGAGCTAGCCGAAGTCATAAAAGAGCACCGCAACGCGGATCAATTCATAATAGCTCACAGTCACGGTGGCAATATTGCTCTTGCTTCGCTTAAAGAAGATGAATCTCTAGTTAAGGGGGTAATTTGTCTAAATACACCATTCTTCACAGTTCTTAGTCGTGACAATAAATTTTTTCTCAATTATTTATTTGGCATTATTCTACTTATGCCGACATTTATTCTTTTCGGGCTTTGGATATCATGTAACTGGCATTGGCTGACTTTGTTTGCAGGTGGTATCCTCAATCTGCCGTTTATCCCGCTATTTATTTGGTTTACAGATACATGGGTTCCAAAGCATACAGCTTTTCTGCGAAAACAACTTGAACTCCCTGTTTTAAAAAATACGCCTGTGTTGTGTTTGACAACTCCAGACGACGAGGCATTTGGTTGGCTTGGATTATTGGAGTCAATTTCAAATATTCCTCGACTTCTTACTGCGCAATGGATAATTATTGTCTATATAAGTATTACATCTTTATTGCTTATTGCTGGGATACTTCCAATTATTGCTGTTCCCTGGGAGCCGTGGCTCACGTCATGCGAGAAACCTGATAATATTTTCGCAACATATATGTTGTTTTTCTTATCATTAAACTACTATATTTATTTTAGTTATCTGGTTTGCGGTATTGCGACGATGCCGTTTTCACTTTTGTTACAAGGCATTTCCCAAGGCACATGGATGTTGCCATTTGCCGGAGTGCTTCATCGGATAGTTATCTCACTAGTGCCGGTTGGCAGTAATTCAATAGAGTTTTTTGAAAAGGATGTTGCGGGTACAGGCATAAAACATAGTCTGTTATATAAAGATCCAGAAACAATAAAATTTATTATAGACTGGATAAATAGACAAAGAGGTGTATAG